The Candidozyma auris chromosome 1, complete sequence genome includes a region encoding these proteins:
- the GBP2 gene encoding single-stranded telomeric DNA-binding/mRNA-binding protein, giving the protein MSEEFDIDDYSRDRSRSPVRDRDSSPGRNSRKDYEAPRGSERRGGYPRRAREGSERAWKARNARRERTGRGDRRDRGDRGDRGDRGERRGRISMADASTVPGDEEQRSKVERNYEKSIFVGNIPFESTAKDIEQIFSKDFDVVRADIVTRRGLSRGMATVEFSSIEDVEKAIAQFDRTEYQNREIFVRQDHPPPEEKRREPESRSTPAKDDDREPNPEVFVGNLPYSVSWQTLKDEFRSIGSIVRADILTDRSGRSRGYGTVVFRSTADAQAAIDKYNGFELEGRRIEVRFGREKKEAKTKKNSSFTEGVIGGGEPSKTIFVGNLPYITTKADLFDLFETVGRVTRAEIQLEARGRASGNAVVEFEMPELAELAIKNLDNYNYGGRPLSIAYAKYPANVENDEENDEKFADAEMGDQ; this is encoded by the exons ATGTCGGAGGAGTTTGATATTGACGACTATTCAAGA GATAGGTCAAGATCCCCTGTGAGAGACAGAGACCTGTCGCCAGGCAGGAACTCTAGGAAGGACTATGAGGCTCCTCGTGGCagtgaaagaagaggtggCTACCCTAGAAGAGCCAGAGAAGGCTCTGAGCGTGCTTGGAAAGCAAGAAATGCTCGTCGTGAAAGAACCGGCCGTGGTGACCGTCGCGACAGGGGTGACAGAGGTGACAGAGGCGACAGAggtgaaagaagaggccGTATCTCCATGGCTGATGCGCTGACTGTTCCAGGTGACGAGGAGCAGCGTAGCAAAGTGGAGCGCAACTATGAGAAGTCCATTTTCGTCGGCAACATCCCATTTGAATCGACTGCTAAAGATATTGAACAGATCTTCAGTAAAGACTTTGATGTAGTGCGTGCTGACATCGTCACCAGACGTGGCCTCTCTCGTGGTATGGCTACCGTCGAGTTCTCGTCcattgaagatgttgagaaGGCTATTGCCCAATTCGATCGTACCGAGTACCAAAACAGAGAGATTTTTGTTAGACAGGATCACCCACCTCCAGAGGAAAAGAGACGTGAACCCGAGTCCAGATCAACGCCTGCCAAAGACGATGATCGTGAGCCCAACCCTGAGGTGTTTGTCGGCAACTTGCCTTACAGTGTCTCTTGGCAGACGTTAAAGGATGAGTTCAGAAGCATTGGTTCCATCGTTCGTGCTGACATCCTCACTGACCGTTCTGGTAGATCTCGGGGCTACGGTACTGTTGTGTTTAGAAGTACCGCTGATGCACAGGCTGCTATTGACAAGTACAACGGCTTTGAGTTGGAGGGCCGCAGAATTGAGGTTCGCTTTGGCagggaaaagaaggaggccAAGACCAAGAAaaactcttccttcacTGAAGGTGTCATTGGCGGCGGTGAGCCCTCCAAGACCATTTTTGTCGGAAACTTGCCCTACATCACCACTAAGGCCGACTTGTTCGACCTCTTTGAGACTGTTGGTCGTGTCACTCGCGCTGAGATTCAGTTGGAAGCTCGTGGCAGGGCCTCTGGAAACGCTGTTGTCGAGTTTGAGATGCCTGAGCTCGCTGAATtggccatcaagaacttggatAATTACAATTACGGTGGCCGTCCTTTGCTGATTGCCTACGCTAAGTATCCAGCCAATGTGGAGAACGACGAAGAGAACGACGAGAAGTTCGCCGACGCTGAGATGGGCGACCAATAG